In a single window of the Necator americanus strain Aroian chromosome X, whole genome shotgun sequence genome:
- a CDS encoding hypothetical protein (NECATOR_CHRX.G22643.T3) has translation MRSSKVGIARMPEKRDKQTTGRKLSTTSRSTVHSSESQPFDAPDTASARKKLKEYQQIFSMFDTDGSGAIGNAELKQAMLSIGIHANEAEIDNVIRESLLDKYSTYSDEIKPSGTDEERYEEYLSAANLLSGSIETIKMSRNALQALIDKLQKEYEEARSKGNKKDLTNEVEEIENDTQFNERIAKANEMVYILSARVTEARNHMGKLARKMGITHREPTKQKPARINETHADQQTATESTATEETEEGSSQNDAIWLSEDNSNSEKSREDDEDFICRTLKPRQLSLPRFYGDEEEFPEFWAIYETLVDQSKVLSTVEKMLLLRDSLKGRAETAIKGIQLIPQNYKWMINALKKKYGNKPTNRAKIVQKLINLPAAKNDADSCMNTFDKIRMLMNQMVSAGQNIPQMQDAMWTEKILEKFPYTIVKNVLVTIQDQDEVKIEDVMDHLEKEINAKKFVDARLKGRVKFENHPNRRQYGVDVTEPPKLGKICRFCDNSNHISANCRTITDIKSRRNMVKEARQCWKCFSEEHSSYDCQKPNCPKCGKMHDVSLCISTSNDGTRTRYSAGDRSRNQSSSNTVPVPRNNTTTRNQYGNGRNNGNVRNNQQTNPHTADHSTNHSAEGSVYIDKRKEQVVLMTAEGNVWNNNTRQFEKLLFFFDTGAQKTIIREQTAREFGLPTQKTEICTMSGIGGHTEKYQTNIVPPQNQQCLWQGDPYDDSNQANYHQWLFVYNYYDLVNTVDTITLPSGLRIARTVFGPTVHGKGSINSQQEATTITHGLSLVQEQNESEILQKLFELDGLGISSEECTKNENTFEYFKSYSKSISFENGVVTVPFPLKDNVIDLTDNYGIAYRRLISLQRQLSNNIHQREWYNKIMNDYIQNGVVELVHGQNKNSAGTYYMPHSGVWKPEKAKPLRIVFDASSKRVGQLSLNDVIYTGESFVNKIHDVLVASRTSGIILLCDIEAAFTQIRLVEDHKDLCRFLWLKDMNKPPNRDNIAEYRFNRLPFGNTSAPSILNMAILAYLNHKNTPLSLEIAKHIYVDNILLCATTKEEALEKYTASKNIFREIGMNLREYISNSAEVNRAIPKEDRAPTDNIKLLGVKYDTKSDEFVMKVTIPQKEKLTKRDIVSQINSIYDPVGLASPLIIKLKSLMREIYDTGIEWKQYVPQALCIKWNSVIQEINNACIRVSRPLLRSPTSHTSRISLWVFCDASKMAISTCAYLRCENTNEITSLISGKSKLTPKKIQQTIPRLELLAILIGLRMAKTILDSINIEIISVNVASDSEIALQWIRSSRKLPIFVTNQKDRILRLKTQIEVKSIPVHLFHVPTHHNPADVGTRGTTASLISNHDWVRGPRWLEHDQQTWLIRSIDNLSCDQFYEEIEDNQHVNVETTNESAESSRLIIDLARFSRYKTALRTFSVVGKLLNVIAAEDMEISEKLILAAIHENINVQKLQKRFPNQKIIRDEKGIIRYKSRIQNANLPYDAKMPIFIPNYSELARLIIHDLHYGNAHCGKEQTLALARQRFWIPQPSRMIKKYLRTCITCKKCHGLPYGAPEMPPLPTDRVIVTKPFANVGCDYMGPFESNVKQKMYVCLFTCLTTRAVHLEVVENLSAGAFLSSFIRFISRRGVPKLIRTDCGTNFKLGSKVIENLFLENDENGSSVMSYSASEGIKWIFNPPASPWMGGAWERMVGSVKRCFQKSIGRKKLSFEQMTTVISRIEAIINTRPLTKVSATDLDEIPIRPIDFLQGNLKYSIPSTQLQCGNGDTVYDPELLQTVAQAQEALMFSETIATVFWERWNKEYLTSLRDNQRVLLKQPRHVKNTPQIGEIVLIEQEFLPRGNWMYGKVLETVPSADGLVRSAKLLTPNKRVIQRPLNKLYPLEIRSSVGDSHLELEKDSTSEREIHQKERVDSAESSSRRTRPTRQSKTHALKVIQEFERSLDRPSTSSSRQVSTYLLMAMLALSTICPVTATAHENNSIKCNEGRVEIVPPSSRFELCINAMCRIMSNVSKSYIFELEKSSLDENSTITLRSEWESSVVFSTMQCEPPDFCEKSALLMSKDLIGNPHCWPLGAIITLTVLVYLSINSIMLIIWLIKCTRNAKRKGTPNSTSEEETIPMRTFNPHPINIPSALLICVTLLALASKVITCQHGYMRHSVEVVCENRGNCTYNYNEEVLFNRFNSNLCIQLNHANKTIGLIKIRSRPMKLSCSKVSLFFTRETKLKIYHTTRCSQMGSCTQSKCSRIRLDEVIPEFKRSSPYPGYSICGSTCGGIACGCFLPFPACTFLRIAHVPKKTQTVFEVVSCMEWQPVIQIDVDFMLYNKGKLKSFSLQPYVTQKYDELSLTVISLQKPHSPLMDKRFAVTPMEAMMLPDHYQLPVECESEASALDAFVNCTNRMICSCENMKAPQTCQCPHDSLQNLRKEVSNVMPIRTPFTEIFSDSKEIYALSKQGEITLAIESNLLIGGTEFIINQPWNTLVPSKKQEKFALADRSARATCKEFIT, from the exons ATGCGCTCCTCTAAAGTTGGAATTGCAAGAATGCCGGAAAAACGAGACAAGCAAACAACCGGGCGCAAACTATCAACAACCTCAAGATCTACGGTGCATTCTTCTGAGAGTCAGCCATTCGACGCTCCGGATACAGCCAGTGCACG gaaaaaactgaaggaGTACCAACAAATATTCAGCATGTTTGACACTGATGGATCTGGCGCCATAGGAAACGCCGAACTGAAGCAAGCGATGCTTAGTATAGGAATTCACGCGAACGAAGCAGAAATAGACAACGTAATAAGAGAG TCACTACTGGATAAGTACAGTACTTACTCAGATGAGATAAAACCATCAGGAACAGATGAGGAAAGGTACGAAGAGTATCTCAGTGCCGCAAATTTGCTATCTGGAAGCATAGAGACAAtcaaaatgagcagaaacGCTCTTCAGGCATTGATAGATAAATTgcaaaaagaatatgaagaagCAAGATctaagggaaataaaaaagacctCACAAATGAAGTTGAGGAGATTGAAAATGACACGCAATTCAATGAAAGGATTGCAAAGGCAAACGAAATGGTATATATACTAAGTGCCAGAGTCACAGAAGCACGGAATCACATGGGAAAACTTGCAAGGAAGATGGGAATAACTCATAGAGAgcccacaaaacaaaaacctgcaagaataaatgaaactcACGCAGATCAGCAGACCGCAACAGAGTCAACTGCGACTGAGGAAACCGAAGAAGGTTCTTCACAAAATGACGCCATTTGGCTCTCGGAAGACAATTcaaattcggaaaaaagtagagaagacGATGAAGATTTCATATGTCGTACTCTCAAACCAAGGCAACTAAGTTTGCCACGATTCTACGGGGACGAAGAAGAGTTCCCTGAATTTTGGGCAATATATGAAACGCTCGTTGACCAAAGTAAGGTTTTAAGTACAGTCGAAAAAATGCTGTTACTTAGAGATAGCCTCAAAGGGAGAGCAGAAACAGCCATAAAAGGCATACAATTGATCCCACAAAATTATAAGTGGATGATTaatgctttgaaaaagaaatacggTAATAAACCGACTAACAGAgcaaaaatagtgcaaaaattaattaatttgccagcagcaaagaatgatgctgATAGCTGTATGAACACGTTCGACAAAATTCGAATGCTCATGAATCAAATGGTCTCTGCAGGCCAAAATATACCACAAATGCAAGATGCGATGTGGacagagaaaattttggagaaatttccttACACTATAGTGAAAAACGTTCTTGTTACAATTCAAGATcaagatgaagtgaaaatagaAGATGTAATGGATCATCTTGAGAAGGAGATTAATGCAAAAAAGTTTGTAGACGCACGTTTAAAAGGTcgtgtaaaatttgaaaaccatCCGAACCGAAGACAATACGGTGTGGATGTTACAGAACCCccaaaattgggaaaaatttgTCGTTTTTGTGACAACTCAAATCATATATCAGCGAACTGCCGAACAATCACTGATATCAAATCAAGGCGAAATATGGTGAAAGAAGCCAGACAATGCTGGAAATGTTTCTCAGAAGAACACAGCAGTTATGACTGTCAGAAACCAAATTGTCCTAAATGTGGCAAAATGCACGATGTAAGCCTTTGCATTTCCACTTCAAATGATGGTACCAGGACAAGATATAGCGCTGGTGACCGATCGCGCAATCAAAGCTCCTCCAATACCGTACCAGTTCCAAGAAATAACACTACTACTCGGAATCAATACGGCAATGGCCGCAATAATGGTAACGTCCGCAACAATCAGCAGACAAATCCTCATACAGCTGATCACAGTACTAACCACTCAGCCGAAGGTTCCGTGTACattgacaaaagaaaagagcaagtAGTCCTGATGACTGCCGAAGGAAATGTTTGGAATAATAACACCAGACAATTCGAAaaactcctgtttttctttgacactGGAGCTCAAAAAACCATCATTAGAGAGCAGACCGCAAGGGAATTTGGTCTTCCAACTCAGAAAACCGAAATCTGCACAATGTCAGGTATAGGTGGACATACcgaaaaatatcaaacaaaCATTGTCCCCCCTCAAAATCAGCAATGCCTTTGGCAAGGAGATCCATATGACGATTCAAACCAAGCCAATTATCACCAATGGCTTTTCGTCT ATAACTATTACGACCTCGTAAACACAGTTGACACTATAACTTTGCCATCTGGATTACGCATTGCGCGTACGGTATTCGGGCCAACGGTACACGGCAAAGGGTCAATCAATTCGCAGCAAGAAGCGACAACGATAACACATGGCCTCAGCCTCGTTCAAGAACAGAATGAAtcagaaattctacagaagtTGTTCGAACTAGATGGTTTAGGAATATCATCAGAAGAATGTACTAAGAACGAAAACACATTCGAGTACTTCAAAAGCTATTCGAAATCAATATCGTTTGAAAACGGCGTTGTAACCGTACCCTTTCCCTTGAAAGATAATGTCATCGACCTAACGGATAATTACGGAATAGCGTACCGTCGATTGATTTCGTTACAAAGACAACTATCAAATAATATCCACCAACGTGAGTGgtataacaaaataatgaacgaTTATATCCAAAACGGAGTTGTCGAATTAGTCCAcggacaaaataaaaattcggcCGGCACTTACTACATGCCACATTCCGGAGTTTGGAAGCCAGAAAAGGCAAAACCATTGAGGATAGTATTTGATGCTTCCTCTAAGAGAGTCGGACAGCTTTCGCTGAATGATGTGATCTACACAGGAGAATCCTTCGTGAACAAAATTCATGATGTTCTAGTTGCAAGTAGAACCAGTGGAATTATTCTTTTATGCGATATTGAAGCGGCTTTCACGCAAATCAGACTAGTGGAAGATCATAAAGATTTGTGTCGGTTTTTATGGCTGAAAGACATGAATAAGCCTCCAAATCGAGACAACATAGCAGAATACAGATTCAATCGTTTGCCCTTCGGTAACACCTCGGCACCAAGTATTCTTAACATGGCCATTCTGGCATATTTAAATCACAAGAATACTCCGCTCTCACTGGAGATTGCAAAACATATTTATGTGGACAATATTCTCTTATGCGCCACCACCAAAGAGGAAGCACTAGAAAAATATACTGcttcaaagaatattttccgTGAAATCGGCATGAATTTACGAGAATATATTTCAAACTCTGCTGAAGTTAACAGAGCTATCCCAAAAGAGGATAGAGCGCCCACAGACAACATAAAACTTCTTGGCGTCAAATATGACACCAAATCGGACGAATTTGTGATGAAAGTTAcaattccacaaaaagaaaaactaaccaaACGCGATATTGTAAGCCAAATAAACTcgatctatgatcccgtaggCCTCGCAAGCCCACTGATTATCAAACTGAAGTCTCTAATGAGAGAAATTTATGATACAGGGATAGAATGGAAACAATACGTTCCGCAAGCGCTGTGTATTAAATGGAATTCTGTAATACAAGAGATAAACAATGCATGTATAAGGGTCAGTCGACCATTGCTACGTTCTCCCACGTCTCACACCTCAAGAATTTCCTTATGGGTGTTTTGTGACGCCAGCAAAATGGCAATATCGACATGCGCATATCTGAGGTGCGAAAACACTAATGAGATCACTTCATTGATTAGTGGAAAGAGCAAGCTAACACCAAAAAAGATCCAGCAGACTATACCACGCTTGGAATTGTTGGCTATCttaataggactgcgaatggCGAAAACCATTCTTGATTCAATaaacattgaaattatttccgtAAATGTCGCCAGTGATAGCGAAATAGCACTTCAGTGGATAAGGTCTTCACGCAAACTTCCGATATTCGTGACTAATCAGAAGGATCGCATTTTGAGATTGAAGACTCAAATCGAAGTCAAATCCATCCCAGTACATCTATTTCATGTTCCAACACATCATAATCCAGCAGACGTTGGAACTCGAGGCACAACGGCAAGCCTCATCAGTAATCATGATTGGGTGAGAGGACCCAGATGGCTAGAGCACGACCAGCAAACTTGGCTTATTCGATCCATAGATAACCTCAGCTGTGATCAGTTTTACGAAGAAATAGAGGACAATCAACATGTGAATGTTGAAACCACAAACGAGTCAGCGGAATCATCCCGTTTAATAATAGATCTAGCTCGTTTCTCTCGCTACAAAACAGCTCTTCGAACATTCTCAGTTGTTGGAAAATTGCTGA ATGTCATTGCTGCGGAGGATATGGAGATCTCTGAGAAACTCATCTTAGCAGCTATTCACGAAAACATCAACgtgcaaaaattgcagaaacgaTTCCCAAATCAGAAGATTATCAGAGACGAAAAAGGTATCATTCGATACAAGTCACGCATTCAGAACGCCAATTTGCCATATGATGCAAAAATGCCAATTTTCATTCCGAATTACTCGGAACTAGCCAGGCTAATCATTCATGACCTGCATTATGGAAACGCACACTGCGGCAAAGAACAGACATTAGCGCTGGCAAGACAACGATTTTGGATTCCCCAGCCATCTAGAATGATCAAGAAATATCTGCGTACATGCATTACGTGTAAGAAATGCCACGGATTGCCATATGGAGCACCAGAGATGCCACCATTACCAACAGATCGGGTAATAGTAACCAAACCCTTTGCCAATGTTGGATGCGACTATATGGGACCATTTGAGTCAAACGTCAAACAGAAAATGTACGTCTGTTTATTCACATGCCTCACTACCAGGGCTGTGCACCTTGAAGTGGTCGAAAATTTGTCAGCGGGTGCATTTTTAAGCAGCTTCATCCGTTTTATATCTCGAAGAGGTGTTCCAAAACTCATCCGAACTGATTGCGGAACGAATTTTAAATTGGGATCAAAAgtgattgaaaatttgttcctagaaaatgatgaaaatggtAGCTCCGTGATGAGCTACAGTGCCTCAGAAGGCATAAAGTGGATTTTCAATCCACCTGCTTCACCATGGATGGGAGGCGCATGGGAAAGAATGGTTGGCTCCGTGAAAAGatgctttcaaaaaagcattggacgtaaaaaattgtcatttgaACAAATGACTACAGTAATTTCAAGAATTGAAGCGATAATTAATACTCGCCCGTTGACAAAAGTAAGTGCAACGGATCTTGATGAAATACCGATAAGACCTATcgatttcctacaaggaaatCTAAAGTACTCTATTCCAAGCACGCAGTTACAGTGCGGTAATGGCGATACAGTATATGATCCCGAGTTGCTTcagacagttgcgcaagcacaGGAAGCATTAATGTTTTCGGAAACGATCGCTACAGTATTTTGGGAGCGATGGAACAAAGAGTATCTTACATCCTTGAGAGATAACCAGAGAGTGCTACTAAAACAACCGCGGCATGTGAAAAATACACCGCAAATCGGAGAAATTGTACTTATTGAGCAAGAATTTCTTCCACGTGGTAACTGGATGTACGGCAAAGTACTAGAAACAGTACCAAGTGCAGATGGTCTTGTAAGATCAGCGAAACTCCTTACGCCAAACAAAAGAGTTATCCAAAGACCACTCAACAAGTTGTATCCCTTAGAAATACGTAGTTCTGTGGGAGACTCACATCTAGAACTCGAAAAAGACTCCACTTCTGAGCGGGAGATACACCAGAAAGAAAGAGTAGATTCAGCAGAATCATCTTCCCGCAGAACTCGTCCAACTAGACAATCGAAAACACATGCCTTGAAAGTCATccaagaatttgaaagaagtctTGACCGACCCTCTACTTCTTCAAGTAGACAGGTATCCACATATCTGCTGATGGCTATGTTGGCATTATCAACTATATGTCCAGTGACAGCGACAGCACATGAGAACAACTCAATAAAGTGCAACGAAGGAAGAGTAGAAATAGTGCCTCCTTCATCAAGATTTGAGCTTTGCATCAACGCAATGTGCAGAATTATGTCTAACGTATCGAAATCGTATATAtttgaattggaaaaatcatCATTAGATGAAAATAGCACGATTACGTTACGCTCTGAATGGGAGAGCTCAGTGGTCTTCTCGACTATGCAGTGCGAACCGCCAGACTTTTGCGAAAAATCGGCCTTGCTGATGAGCAAAGATCTTATAGGTAATCCTCACTGTTGGCCACTTGGAGCCATAATCACCTTAACAGTGTTAGTTTACCTTTCGATCAATAGCATCATGTTGATCATATGGTTAATTAAATGCACACGAAATGCAAAACGGAAAGGAACTCCGAATTCCACAtccgaagaagaaacaatTCCAATGAGAACATTCAATCCACATCCGATCAATATACCGTCCGCCTTGTTGATTTGTGTCACACTCTTGGCACTAGCAAGCAAGGTAATTACTTGCCAGCATGGATATATGAGGCATAGTGTAGAGGTAGTCTGCGAAAATCGCGGAAATTGCACTTATAATTACAACGAGGAAGTTCTATTCAATAGATTCAACTCCAATCTTTGTATTCAGCTTAATCATGCTAATAAAACGATCGGACTTATAAAGATACGTTCAAGACCAATGAAACTGTCCTGTTCCAAAGTTTCATTATTCTTCACTAGAGAGACGAAACTCAAGATCTACCACACAACGAGATGCTCACAAATGGGCTCTTGCACTCAGTCTAAGTGCAGTAGAATTAGGCTGGACGAAGTAATTCCTGAGTTCAAAAGATCATCTCCATATCCAGGATACTCAATTTGTGGTAGCACATGCGGCGGTATAGCATGCGGTTGCTTCCTACCATTTCCAGCATGTACGTTTCTGAGGATTGCTCATGTTCCGAAGAAGACGCAGACTGTCTTTGAAGTAGTAAGTTGCATGGAATGGCAACCAGTAATCCAAATTGACGTCGATTTCATGCTTTATAATAAAGGAAAGCTGAAATCTTTCAGTTTACAACCTTATGTTACACAAAAGTATGATGAACTGTCACTGACAgtcatttctttgcaaaaacctCATTCTCCATTGATGGACAAAAGATTCGCTGTAACCCCAATGGAGGCTATGATGCTACCAGATCATTATCAACTTCCCGTTGAATGCGAGTCAGAAGCATCTGCTCTTGATGCCTTTGTGAACTGCACAAATCGCATGATCTGTTCTTGCGAAAATATGAAAGCACCGCAAACATGTCAGTGTCCACATGATTCACtccaaaatttgaggaaagaagTGTCAAATGTAATGCCCATACGCACTCCGTTCACAGAAATCTTCAGTGATAGCAAAGAAATCTATGCGCTCTCCAAGCAAGGAGAGATCACTCTCGCAATAGAATCCAATTTGCTTATTGGCGGCACTGAGTTCATAATCAATCAACCAT GGAACACTCTTGTACCATccaagaagcaagagaaatttgCTCTCGCAGACAGAAGTGCAAGAGCTACATGCAAAGAATTCATTACTTAA